CAAGGGCCGGGCGGCCGAATGGCCGGACGCCTCACCTGTTCGGGTCACCGTGGATGACGACGTGCGGGCGCCGGGGGCGCACGAGACCATGGAGGCGGAGGAGAGGTGCCGCCATGAGTGAGTTCGACATCTGGAACTACCGCCCGAGCACCGGGTACCGGCAGGGGGTCGATCTCGTCGGCTACAAGGTCGAGGCCACGGACGGCACCATCGGGAAGGTCGACCGGCACACCGAGGACGTCGACTCGTCCCATCTGGTCGTCGACGTCGGCGCCTGGATCTTCGGCCGGCGCGTGCTCCTTCCGGCCGGGACCATCGAGCTGATCGACACCGCCGAGGAGAAGGTGTACGTCGACCGCACGAAGGACCAGATCAAGGACGCCCCGGACTTCGACGAGGCGAAGTACTCCGAGGAGCCCGCCTACCTGGAGCAGTTCGCCCGGTACTACGGTCAGCCGCACATGTGAGGTGTCGACGGGGGCGGGCAGGGTGAGGGTGCGCCGGCCGGGGTGCGTCAGGCGCGGGAGCCCTCCGTCCGCCGGTCGCGCCAGGCCGGCACGAGAGCCGTGAGCATCAGTGCGGCGGTGAGGGCGAAGGCCGCCGGGTAGCCGGTCCGGCCCGCGAGGATCCCGAAGCCGACGGCCCCGACGCCCATGCCGGCGTCGAAGGCGAAGTTCCACAGGGCGCTGACGGTTCCGTATCCGGAGGCGGGGACCCGCGCGTACATCAGCGTCAGGGTGGCGTTCTGCGTGATGCCGAAGCCGACTCCGAACAGGGTCACACCGACGACGACGGCCACCGGACTGTGGGTCAGGGCGGTGAGCAGCGTCCCCGCGGCCGCGGCGACGAGGCCGGGCAGGAGGAGTACGGCGGGACCGTGCCGGTCGCCGTGCCGGCCGGCGACCCAGCGGGCTGCGGTCGATGCCGTGGACTGGGCGAACAGGGCCGCCGCGACGACGCCCGCGGAGGCCGAAGGGACGGCGAGGGGAAGGAAGGTGACGAGGATTCCGGCGGCGAGCGCGGTCGCCGCGAACACGAGGGTGGGCCGGGACAGCGCGGCCG
The DNA window shown above is from Streptomyces vietnamensis and carries:
- a CDS encoding PRC-barrel domain-containing protein; translated protein: MSEFDIWNYRPSTGYRQGVDLVGYKVEATDGTIGKVDRHTEDVDSSHLVVDVGAWIFGRRVLLPAGTIELIDTAEEKVYVDRTKDQIKDAPDFDEAKYSEEPAYLEQFARYYGQPHM